One part of the Longimicrobium sp. genome encodes these proteins:
- a CDS encoding GntR family transcriptional regulator produces the protein MTTAIPRGARSAHVYDRLRDLIVRGRLAPGVRVVEQEVAERMGVGRTPVREALQLLVKEGLLAGSEGGRRQLTVAPLRADDVAELFGLLGDLEAAAVRGLPTLADPARTALAAGAHTANQAFGQVVRKVPLDLEAAFVTRKAFHASFTDPLAGPRLAWLLSLVRPQVDRYEWFYGALLQGALTVAIAEHDAVVRALEAGDAAAAEAAVRQSWKNASARLGGVIDRIGERGSW, from the coding sequence ATGACCACGGCCATCCCGCGCGGGGCACGCTCCGCCCACGTGTACGATCGCCTGCGCGACCTGATCGTCCGCGGGCGGCTGGCCCCGGGCGTGCGCGTGGTGGAGCAGGAGGTGGCGGAACGGATGGGCGTGGGGCGTACGCCGGTGCGCGAGGCGCTTCAGCTGCTGGTGAAGGAAGGGCTGCTGGCGGGGTCGGAGGGCGGCCGGCGGCAGCTTACGGTCGCCCCGCTGCGCGCCGACGACGTCGCGGAATTGTTCGGGCTGCTGGGCGACCTGGAGGCGGCGGCGGTCCGCGGGCTCCCCACGCTCGCGGACCCCGCCCGAACGGCGCTCGCCGCCGGCGCGCACACCGCCAACCAGGCATTCGGCCAAGTCGTCCGGAAGGTGCCGCTGGACCTGGAGGCCGCGTTCGTTACGCGCAAAGCCTTTCACGCCAGCTTCACCGATCCGCTGGCCGGGCCGCGGCTCGCGTGGCTCCTGTCGCTGGTGCGTCCGCAGGTAGACCGGTACGAGTGGTTCTATGGCGCGCTGCTGCAGGGCGCGCTGACCGTGGCGATCGCGGAGCACGACGCCGTCGTCCGCGCGCTGGAGGCCGGCGACGCAGCCGCCGCCGAGGCCGCCGTCCGCCAGAGCTGGAAGAACGCCAGCGCCCGCCTGGGCGGCGTCATCGACCGCATCGGCGAGCGCGGAAGCTGGTAG
- a CDS encoding class I SAM-dependent methyltransferase produces the protein MMADGPSRPYVPAAGKHWRLPLYDLMAKVLGADAARRVLVQQIASRTGDRVLEIGCGTGSLLLGVKQAQPGAEVVGLDPDPAALAIARRKAERAGVPIRTDQGYADELPYADASFDRVLSSFMFHHLPRTVKEAALREARRVLKPGGRFHMVDLGGPGSGGRGFIAHLIHADRHLKDNAEDRVLALMRGAGLADAQVLARRPSLLGSAVYYQATVPPA, from the coding sequence ATGATGGCGGATGGTCCCAGCAGGCCCTACGTGCCCGCCGCGGGCAAGCACTGGCGGCTGCCGCTGTACGACCTGATGGCGAAGGTGCTGGGGGCGGATGCCGCACGGCGGGTGCTGGTGCAGCAGATCGCCTCGCGGACCGGCGACCGCGTGCTGGAGATCGGCTGCGGGACGGGGAGCCTGCTCCTGGGCGTCAAGCAGGCCCAGCCCGGCGCGGAGGTGGTGGGGCTGGACCCGGACCCGGCCGCCCTCGCCATCGCGCGGCGCAAGGCGGAACGCGCGGGCGTGCCGATCCGCACGGACCAGGGCTATGCGGACGAGCTTCCGTACGCCGACGCCTCGTTCGACCGCGTTCTCTCCTCGTTCATGTTCCACCACCTGCCACGCACGGTGAAGGAAGCGGCGCTGCGCGAGGCGCGGCGCGTGCTCAAGCCGGGCGGCCGCTTTCACATGGTGGATTTGGGCGGTCCGGGGTCCGGCGGGCGCGGGTTCATCGCGCACCTGATCCACGCCGACCGGCACCTGAAGGACAACGCCGAAGACCGCGTCCTTGCCCTGATGCGCGGCGCGGGGCTGGCGGATGCGCAGGTGCTCGCCCGCCGTCCATCGCTCCTGGGCAGCGCCGTGTACTACCAGGCGACGGTGCCCCCGGCGTGA